In a single window of the Solea senegalensis isolate Sse05_10M linkage group LG1, IFAPA_SoseM_1, whole genome shotgun sequence genome:
- the aqp4 gene encoding aquaporin-4 isoform X1, producing the protein MQSRGTMCGSCSSDRPALCSTPALTQPAALLRYLSWCNCQSIMVAFKGIWTKDFWRAVSGEYLATLIFVLLSLGSTINWAAGEKEPPRADLVLISLCFGLSIATMVQCFGHISGGHINPAVTAAMVVTRKLSLAKACFYVVAQCLGAITGAGILYLVTPAALRGSLGVTTVNIPVGYGLLVELLITFELVFTVFATCDPKRTDLGGSAALAIGFAVTIGHLFAIPYTGASMNPARSLGPAIVTLNFENHWVYWVGPILGGILAAGLYEYLYCPDPEKKNNLKLTFQKDPSGKYREVETEDITIKPGSIHTIDLEKAEKKDPFHDSAGEVLSSV; encoded by the exons ATGCAATCCCGAGGCACAATGTGCGGATCATGTTCATCTGACAGACCTGCTCTCTGCTCCACTCCTGCGCTCACACAGCCTGCTGCTCTTCT GAGGTATCTGTCCTGGTGTAACTGTCAGAGCATAATGGTGGCATTTAAAGGGATCTGGACCAAGGACTTCTGGAGGGCTGTATCTGGAGAGTACCTGGCCACTCTCATCTTTGTCCTTCTCAGTCTGGGCTCCACCATCAACTGGGCCGCAGGAGAGAAGGAGCCTCCCCGCGCTGACCTGGTCCTTATCTCATTGTGCTTTGGCCTCAGCATTGCCACCATGGTGCAATGTTTTGGCCACATTAGTGGTGGACACATAAACCCCGCTGTCACTGCAGCGATGGTTGTGACCAGAAAGCTAAGTCTGGCAAAGGCGTGTTTCTATGTGGTGGCTCAGTGCCTGGGAGCCATTACAGGAGCTGGGATTCTCTACCTAGTCACACCTGCGGCTCTTAGAGGGTCCCTCGGCGTGACCACA GTGAACATCCCAGTCGGATATGGCCTTCTTGTGGAGCTCCTTATCACATTTGAGCTGGTTTTCACTGTCTTCGCCACCTGTGACCCTAAACGCACAGACCTTGGGGGCTCTGCTGCCTTGGCCATCGGCTTTGCTGTGACAATTGGTCACTTATTTGCA ATTCCTTACACAGGAGCCAGCATGAACCCTGCTCGCTCACTTGGCCCTGCAATTGTCACACTaaactttgagaaccactgg GTGTACTGGGTGGGACCTATTCTGGGGGGCATACTGGCTGCTGGCCTTTATGAGTACCTGTACTGCCCTGACCCTGAGAAGAAGAACAACCTAAAACTGACCTTCCAGAAGGACCCGTCAGGGAAATACAGAGAGGTGGAGACGGAGGATATTACCATCAAGCCGGGCTCCATCCACACCATCGACCTGGAGAAAGCTGAGAAGAAGGATCCTTTCCACGACTCGGCGGGAGAGGTGCTCTCCTCTGTATGA
- the aqp4 gene encoding aquaporin-4 isoform X2: MNKNTSHTAGTDRGRARCCSWRYLSWCNCQSIMVAFKGIWTKDFWRAVSGEYLATLIFVLLSLGSTINWAAGEKEPPRADLVLISLCFGLSIATMVQCFGHISGGHINPAVTAAMVVTRKLSLAKACFYVVAQCLGAITGAGILYLVTPAALRGSLGVTTVNIPVGYGLLVELLITFELVFTVFATCDPKRTDLGGSAALAIGFAVTIGHLFAIPYTGASMNPARSLGPAIVTLNFENHWVYWVGPILGGILAAGLYEYLYCPDPEKKNNLKLTFQKDPSGKYREVETEDITIKPGSIHTIDLEKAEKKDPFHDSAGEVLSSV; this comes from the exons atgaataaaaacacatcacacacagcggggacagacagagggagagcacGTTGTTGCAGTTG GAGGTATCTGTCCTGGTGTAACTGTCAGAGCATAATGGTGGCATTTAAAGGGATCTGGACCAAGGACTTCTGGAGGGCTGTATCTGGAGAGTACCTGGCCACTCTCATCTTTGTCCTTCTCAGTCTGGGCTCCACCATCAACTGGGCCGCAGGAGAGAAGGAGCCTCCCCGCGCTGACCTGGTCCTTATCTCATTGTGCTTTGGCCTCAGCATTGCCACCATGGTGCAATGTTTTGGCCACATTAGTGGTGGACACATAAACCCCGCTGTCACTGCAGCGATGGTTGTGACCAGAAAGCTAAGTCTGGCAAAGGCGTGTTTCTATGTGGTGGCTCAGTGCCTGGGAGCCATTACAGGAGCTGGGATTCTCTACCTAGTCACACCTGCGGCTCTTAGAGGGTCCCTCGGCGTGACCACA GTGAACATCCCAGTCGGATATGGCCTTCTTGTGGAGCTCCTTATCACATTTGAGCTGGTTTTCACTGTCTTCGCCACCTGTGACCCTAAACGCACAGACCTTGGGGGCTCTGCTGCCTTGGCCATCGGCTTTGCTGTGACAATTGGTCACTTATTTGCA ATTCCTTACACAGGAGCCAGCATGAACCCTGCTCGCTCACTTGGCCCTGCAATTGTCACACTaaactttgagaaccactgg GTGTACTGGGTGGGACCTATTCTGGGGGGCATACTGGCTGCTGGCCTTTATGAGTACCTGTACTGCCCTGACCCTGAGAAGAAGAACAACCTAAAACTGACCTTCCAGAAGGACCCGTCAGGGAAATACAGAGAGGTGGAGACGGAGGATATTACCATCAAGCCGGGCTCCATCCACACCATCGACCTGGAGAAAGCTGAGAAGAAGGATCCTTTCCACGACTCGGCGGGAGAGGTGCTCTCCTCTGTATGA